A single genomic interval of Piliocolobus tephrosceles isolate RC106 chromosome 7, ASM277652v3, whole genome shotgun sequence harbors:
- the HNF4G gene encoding hepatocyte nuclear factor 4-gamma isoform X2 codes for MNTADNGVNCLCAICGDRATGKHYGASSCDGCKGFFRRSIRKSHVYSCRFSRQCVVDKDKRNQCRYCRLRKCFRAGMKKEAVQNERDRISTRRSAFDGSNIPSINTLAQAEVRSRQISVSSPGSSTDINVKKIASIGDVCESMKQQLLVLVEWAKYIPAFCELPLDDQVALLRAHAGEHLLLGATKRSMMYKDILLLGNNYVIHRNSCEVEISRVANRVLDELVRPFQEIQIDDNEYACLKAIVFFDPDAKGLSDPVKIKNMRFQVQIGLEDYINDRQYDSRGRFGELLLLLPTLQSITWQMIEQIQFVKLFGMVKIDNLLQEMLLGGASNDGSHLHHPTHPHLSQDPLTGQTILLGPMSTLVHADQISTPETPLPSPTQGSGQEQYKIAANQASVISHQHLSKQKQL; via the exons ATGAACACCGCAGACAACGGTGTCAACTGTCTGTGTGCCATCTGTGGGGACAGAGCAACAGGAAAACACTATGGAGCATCGAGCTGTGATGGGTGCAAGGGTTTCTTCAGACGCAGCATTCGTAAGAGTCACGTTTATTCTTGCAG GTTCAGTCGGCAATGTGTTGTTGACAAGGACAAAAGGAATCAATGTAGATACTGTCGATTAAGAAAgtgttttagagcaggaatgaaaaaaGAAG CTGTACAAAACGAACGCGATAGAATAAGCACCAGAAGAAGCGCATTTGATGGCAGCAACATCCCCTCCATTAACACACTGGCACAAGCTGAAGTTCGGTCTCGCCAG ATCTCAGTCTCAAGCCCTGGGTCAAGCACTGAcataaatgttaagaaaattgcAAGTATTGGCGATGTCTGCGAATCTATGAAACAGCAGCTCCTAGTCTTGGTGGAATGGGCTAAATATATTCCTGCCTTCTGTGAATTACCATTGGATGATCag GTGGCACTGTTGAGAGCTCACGCAGGGGAGCACTTACTCCTTGGAGCTACAAAGAGATCCATGATGTATAAAGATATTTTGCTTTTGg GAAACAACTATGTTATTCACCGCAACAGCTGTGAAGTTGAGATTAGCCGTGTGGCCAATCGTGTTCTAGATGAGCTGGTTAGACCATTTCAAGAAATCCAGATTGATGACAATGAGTATGCTTGTTTAAAGGCAATTGTATTTTTTGATCCAG ATGCAAAAGGGCTAAGTGATCCAGTAAAAATTAAGAACATGAGGTTCCAAGTGCAGATCGGTTTGGAGGACTACATTAATGATCGGCAGTATGACTCCCGGGGAAGGTTTGGAGAGTTGCTTCTGCTCCTTCCCACACTGCAGAGCATCACTTGGCAAATGATTGAACAAATACAGTTCGTTAAACTTTTTGGGATGGTCAAAATTGACAATCTGCTTCAGGAAATGCTACTAGGTG ggGCTTCCAATGACGGTAGTCATCTCCATCATCCAACGCATCCACATTTGTCTCAAGATCCATTAACCGGGCAAACTATACTTTTAGGTCCTATGTCAACACTGGTTCATGCAGACCAGATCT
- the HNF4G gene encoding hepatocyte nuclear factor 4-gamma isoform X1, giving the protein MMRVSEPILDMDMANYSEVLDPTYTTLEFETMQILYNSNDNSAPETSMNTADNGVNCLCAICGDRATGKHYGASSCDGCKGFFRRSIRKSHVYSCRFSRQCVVDKDKRNQCRYCRLRKCFRAGMKKEAVQNERDRISTRRSAFDGSNIPSINTLAQAEVRSRQISVSSPGSSTDINVKKIASIGDVCESMKQQLLVLVEWAKYIPAFCELPLDDQVALLRAHAGEHLLLGATKRSMMYKDILLLGNNYVIHRNSCEVEISRVANRVLDELVRPFQEIQIDDNEYACLKAIVFFDPDAKGLSDPVKIKNMRFQVQIGLEDYINDRQYDSRGRFGELLLLLPTLQSITWQMIEQIQFVKLFGMVKIDNLLQEMLLGGASNDGSHLHHPTHPHLSQDPLTGQTILLGPMSTLVHADQISTPETPLPSPTQGSGQEQYKIAANQASVISHQHLSKQKQL; this is encoded by the exons ATGATGAGGGTATCAGAACCAATACTGGACATGGACATGGCAAATTACAGTGAAGTTCTGGACCCAACTTATACAACTTTGGAGTTTGAAACTATGCAGATTCTATATAATTCAAATG ATAATTCTGCCCCAGAGACAAGTATGAACACCGCAGACAACGGTGTCAACTGTCTGTGTGCCATCTGTGGGGACAGAGCAACAGGAAAACACTATGGAGCATCGAGCTGTGATGGGTGCAAGGGTTTCTTCAGACGCAGCATTCGTAAGAGTCACGTTTATTCTTGCAG GTTCAGTCGGCAATGTGTTGTTGACAAGGACAAAAGGAATCAATGTAGATACTGTCGATTAAGAAAgtgttttagagcaggaatgaaaaaaGAAG CTGTACAAAACGAACGCGATAGAATAAGCACCAGAAGAAGCGCATTTGATGGCAGCAACATCCCCTCCATTAACACACTGGCACAAGCTGAAGTTCGGTCTCGCCAG ATCTCAGTCTCAAGCCCTGGGTCAAGCACTGAcataaatgttaagaaaattgcAAGTATTGGCGATGTCTGCGAATCTATGAAACAGCAGCTCCTAGTCTTGGTGGAATGGGCTAAATATATTCCTGCCTTCTGTGAATTACCATTGGATGATCag GTGGCACTGTTGAGAGCTCACGCAGGGGAGCACTTACTCCTTGGAGCTACAAAGAGATCCATGATGTATAAAGATATTTTGCTTTTGg GAAACAACTATGTTATTCACCGCAACAGCTGTGAAGTTGAGATTAGCCGTGTGGCCAATCGTGTTCTAGATGAGCTGGTTAGACCATTTCAAGAAATCCAGATTGATGACAATGAGTATGCTTGTTTAAAGGCAATTGTATTTTTTGATCCAG ATGCAAAAGGGCTAAGTGATCCAGTAAAAATTAAGAACATGAGGTTCCAAGTGCAGATCGGTTTGGAGGACTACATTAATGATCGGCAGTATGACTCCCGGGGAAGGTTTGGAGAGTTGCTTCTGCTCCTTCCCACACTGCAGAGCATCACTTGGCAAATGATTGAACAAATACAGTTCGTTAAACTTTTTGGGATGGTCAAAATTGACAATCTGCTTCAGGAAATGCTACTAGGTG ggGCTTCCAATGACGGTAGTCATCTCCATCATCCAACGCATCCACATTTGTCTCAAGATCCATTAACCGGGCAAACTATACTTTTAGGTCCTATGTCAACACTGGTTCATGCAGACCAGATCT